A window from Nitrospirota bacterium encodes these proteins:
- the rsfS gene encoding ribosome silencing factor, translated as MRDKKATEALILHVAPLTSVADYLVIGSADSDRQAGAIADHITSSLSRSGSKPLSVEGTRSTQWVLIDFGDVIAHIFRQDVREHYALERLWADAKRIAIPDEPPATKPATAIRSVKRKKASVNSKA; from the coding sequence ATGCGTGACAAAAAGGCCACCGAGGCTCTTATCCTTCACGTAGCCCCGCTGACCTCTGTTGCCGACTACTTAGTCATAGGCTCTGCAGATTCGGATCGTCAAGCTGGTGCCATCGCAGACCATATCACCAGTAGCCTCTCTCGCTCCGGCTCCAAACCGCTGAGCGTCGAGGGCACGCGGTCAACTCAGTGGGTCCTGATAGACTTTGGCGATGTCATCGCCCATATTTTCAGGCAGGATGTTCGGGAGCATTACGCGCTCGAACGGTTGTGGGCCGACGCGAAGCGCATCGCCATCCCGGACGAACCGCCGGCCACAAAACCGGCTACCGCCATTCGGTCCGTGAAACGGAAAAAAGCATCCGTGAATTCAAAGGCCTAG
- a CDS encoding FtsX-like permease family protein, whose product MNKLLSLHLTLIRAHALQRPFRACLSIAGVALGVLASVGIGTANVQVLRSFEQAVTTVAGSATVEIVGNDLGVDESVITAVRVIEGVVSAAPVIEESVMVAQGESRGQALQVLGLDLLAEVGTRGFRLSQADTDVALEALLAPDTLYLGRQIAADLKVGVGAVIEVTAGGRPAKLRVAGLIQTEAEGSTLWDRLAVMDIAAAQLLFQSFGRLDRIELVTAPARTPEDIVTSVRAALPPHLVAQRPAQRSKQLENMVWAFQLNLSVMSWVGLLIGAFLIYNTIAFAVAQRRREVGIYRALGMTERRVAGQFLAEAGLLGLLGGLLGGLGGVWLARSLVSIVSRTISDLYAPVTSGGLILSVDMVTLMAVAKGVLLGTVVSMVGALGPSVEAGRTVTARALAPGDYESTRQLRVGLFGWISLVLFVLAGLCSLMGPVGDLPLFGYLATVCVLGALSCLAPLCIQALRQRRSHPDGTMMLGGSLRHIAADQAARHPGRNAVTVSALMVGLSVMIGVAVMVRSFRDTVEVWVDETVMADLIVAPQSWLQGKQVGQSSRALPGTWRSTLSSIDGIAAVDTLREMSVGVDGQPVALVSRDLRLHAQRSRYRMVRGDSTEALQRAADTGGILLSEVLATRLQLREGSKVSITTPAGPVTVSVEGVFYDYATDGGKIVVDRAWYQREWRDDRVNVFSIYLAAGADAEQVRQSIIMHVAGLDGMTVPPLVIRNHELRREILEIFDRSFELTYVLEAIAVLVAVLGIVNTLVTAVLERRREFASLRAIGAGTRQVERLVLWEAAYLGLIGAVLGVAGGLLLALLLIHVINKQSFGWTIQMTVPAGLILQAVGLALTAALVAGFFPARWAARQPVVEGLREE is encoded by the coding sequence ATGAACAAACTATTGTCTCTCCATCTCACTCTGATCCGTGCGCATGCGCTCCAGCGGCCATTTCGTGCTTGCCTCAGCATTGCCGGAGTGGCCCTGGGTGTGCTGGCCTCAGTGGGTATCGGGACGGCGAACGTTCAGGTCCTGCGATCTTTTGAACAAGCCGTCACGACAGTCGCCGGTTCCGCCACAGTGGAAATTGTGGGCAACGATCTCGGAGTGGATGAATCGGTGATTACGGCTGTCCGTGTGATCGAAGGAGTGGTGAGCGCCGCGCCGGTCATTGAAGAATCCGTTATGGTCGCCCAGGGGGAATCACGTGGCCAAGCGCTTCAGGTCTTGGGGCTGGATCTCCTGGCAGAGGTTGGAACGCGCGGGTTTCGACTATCGCAGGCTGACACCGATGTGGCGCTGGAGGCGCTCTTGGCTCCCGACACGCTGTACCTTGGCCGTCAGATTGCTGCAGATCTGAAGGTGGGGGTTGGTGCTGTCATCGAGGTAACTGCGGGAGGACGTCCAGCCAAGCTACGAGTTGCGGGGCTCATCCAAACAGAGGCGGAGGGTTCGACACTCTGGGATCGGCTTGCGGTGATGGATATTGCCGCGGCGCAGCTGTTGTTCCAATCATTCGGGCGGTTGGATCGGATCGAGTTGGTGACGGCGCCTGCTCGAACGCCAGAGGATATCGTGACTTCCGTGCGAGCGGCTCTTCCTCCCCATCTTGTCGCGCAACGGCCGGCGCAACGGTCAAAGCAGCTCGAGAACATGGTGTGGGCCTTCCAACTCAACCTGTCAGTCATGAGCTGGGTCGGGCTGCTCATCGGGGCGTTCTTGATCTATAACACGATCGCGTTTGCCGTGGCGCAGCGGAGGCGCGAGGTCGGCATCTATCGCGCGCTTGGCATGACGGAGCGGCGGGTCGCAGGCCAGTTTCTGGCAGAAGCGGGCTTGCTCGGTCTGCTTGGCGGGCTATTGGGAGGTCTTGGCGGGGTCTGGCTTGCCAGGAGTTTGGTATCGATCGTGAGCCGGACGATCTCCGACCTGTATGCACCGGTCACGTCGGGCGGGCTGATCCTGTCGGTGGACATGGTGACACTCATGGCAGTGGCAAAAGGAGTTCTGCTCGGGACAGTCGTCTCGATGGTCGGGGCCTTGGGTCCCAGCGTGGAAGCAGGCAGGACTGTGACTGCCCGTGCCTTGGCGCCGGGAGACTATGAGTCGACTCGTCAATTGAGAGTGGGCCTGTTCGGTTGGATCAGTCTTGTATTGTTCGTGCTGGCAGGCCTTTGCTCGCTGATGGGGCCAGTCGGAGACCTACCGCTCTTTGGCTATCTTGCAACAGTATGTGTGTTGGGGGCGCTTTCCTGTCTTGCGCCGCTCTGTATCCAGGCGCTGCGCCAGCGGCGCTCCCATCCGGACGGCACGATGATGCTCGGGGGGAGTCTCAGGCATATCGCGGCAGACCAGGCGGCACGCCATCCGGGCAGGAACGCAGTAACGGTATCGGCGTTGATGGTGGGACTGTCGGTCATGATCGGTGTGGCTGTCATGGTTCGTAGTTTTCGTGACACGGTCGAGGTCTGGGTGGATGAGACCGTGATGGCCGATCTCATCGTGGCCCCGCAATCGTGGCTTCAAGGGAAACAGGTTGGGCAGTCGTCGCGCGCCTTACCAGGGACCTGGCGTTCAACCCTGTCGTCGATTGATGGCATTGCCGCGGTCGATACCCTCAGGGAAATGTCTGTCGGCGTCGACGGGCAACCGGTGGCGTTGGTGTCACGGGACCTCCGGCTCCATGCGCAGCGCAGCCGGTATCGGATGGTTCGAGGGGATTCGACCGAAGCGTTGCAACGAGCCGCCGACACAGGCGGCATCCTTCTGTCGGAAGTGCTCGCAACTCGCTTACAGCTTCGGGAGGGGAGCAAGGTTTCAATTACGACGCCGGCAGGACCTGTGACTGTGTCCGTTGAAGGGGTCTTTTACGATTATGCGACCGACGGTGGGAAAATCGTGGTTGATCGAGCCTGGTATCAGCGAGAGTGGCGCGATGATCGGGTGAACGTGTTTTCCATCTACTTGGCTGCCGGGGCTGATGCAGAACAAGTTCGGCAGTCGATTATCATGCACGTCGCGGGGCTTGATGGAATGACGGTTCCACCGCTGGTGATTCGAAACCACGAGTTGCGGCGAGAGATCCTCGAAATCTTCGACCGGTCCTTCGAATTGACCTATGTCCTTGAAGCCATCGCCGTTTTGGTGGCCGTGCTCGGCATCGTCAATACTTTGGTGACGGCGGTGTTGGAGCGACGACGTGAATTTGCTTCGTTGCGGGCCATTGGCGCCGGCACGAGGCAAGTGGAGCGATTGGTCTTGTGGGAGGCGGCCTATCTGGGGTTGATCGGGGCAGTTCTAGGCGTCGCGGGAGGCCTACTGCTCGCTCTACTGCTCATCCACGTGATCAATAAACAGTCCTTTGGTTGGACGATTCAGATGACGGTTCCAGCTGGATTGATTCTGCAAGCAGTAGGACTCGCACTCACAGCTGCCCTGGTAGCCGGCTTCTTCCCGGCACGTTGGGCCGCGCGGCAGCCTGTGGTGGAGGGGCTAAGGGAGGAGTAG
- the nadD gene encoding nicotinate (nicotinamide) nucleotide adenylyltransferase, with protein MRLGLLGGSFDPVHNGHLSIAQQTREALGLDQILFIPTSHPPHKPNDSLAPVHHRCEMVRLAIASAPSLVISDVEIRRPGKSYSIDTIRLLQQEYGAHTQLFFLIGLDAFLEFPSWRDPLTLLQLCSFVVLSRPGLSFRSVSTISLLPPIPSSSLTDLDEGRISRIEVPLGKQQLTCLRLPPCAVSASDIRVRIRQGLPVANLLPPLVESYILRHHLYQEERDRTNS; from the coding sequence ATGCGACTTGGACTACTGGGCGGCAGTTTTGACCCAGTGCATAACGGTCACCTGTCTATTGCGCAGCAGACACGCGAGGCCCTCGGGCTCGACCAAATCCTCTTCATTCCCACGAGTCACCCACCCCATAAGCCGAACGACAGCCTAGCACCGGTCCACCACCGCTGTGAGATGGTTCGCCTTGCCATCGCCTCAGCCCCCTCTCTTGTCATTTCGGATGTGGAAATCCGCCGACCGGGCAAGTCCTACTCCATCGACACCATTCGTCTACTGCAACAGGAGTATGGAGCGCACACGCAACTATTCTTCCTCATCGGGCTCGATGCCTTCCTGGAGTTCCCTTCCTGGCGCGACCCTCTGACACTCCTGCAGCTCTGCTCCTTCGTCGTCCTCTCCAGGCCTGGTCTATCGTTTCGCTCCGTCTCAACTATTTCGTTACTCCCGCCGATTCCATCCTCTTCACTGACGGACCTGGACGAGGGACGGATTTCCCGAATAGAAGTGCCTCTTGGGAAGCAACAACTGACCTGTCTCCGGCTACCACCCTGCGCAGTTTCCGCATCAGACATTCGTGTGCGAATTCGCCAAGGACTCCCTGTGGCAAATCTATTGCCGCCATTAGTGGAATCTTATATACTTCGACATCATCTCTACCAAGAGGAGCGCGATCGCACAAACAGCTAG
- the bioB gene encoding biotin synthase BioB: MIDYQGFAAKALRDEMLTRSECQAVLNSPDEQLLGLIQAAFTVRSHYFGKTVRLQMLQNAKSGACQEDCHYCSQSAISTAPIERYNLLPRQEMLAGARQAAASKAQRYCIVISGRSPLDREIDEIAGAVRSIKEEIPIQICCSLGLMNEQQAKRLKAAGVDRVNHNLNTSEAFHSSICTTHTFQDRLSTIRSARAAGLEICSGGIVGMGEKDEDLIDLAMALREVSPDSIPLNMLHPATGTPLENCDNLTPQRCLKVLCLFRFLHPRTELRIAGGREHNLRSLQPLALYPADSIFVNGYLTTPGQPAHEVWSMIEDLGFKIEVDYQAAAEKGPQPRSQSLEPLNVRH; encoded by the coding sequence ATGATCGATTATCAGGGTTTTGCTGCCAAAGCCTTGCGCGACGAAATGCTGACCAGAAGCGAATGCCAGGCTGTGCTCAACAGTCCGGATGAGCAGTTACTGGGGCTTATCCAAGCCGCATTCACCGTCCGATCCCACTATTTCGGCAAGACCGTTCGCCTCCAGATGTTGCAAAATGCAAAGAGCGGGGCCTGCCAGGAAGACTGCCACTACTGTTCTCAGTCTGCGATTTCCACTGCCCCCATCGAGCGCTATAACCTCCTGCCCCGACAAGAGATGCTCGCTGGTGCCCGACAGGCGGCAGCGTCGAAAGCCCAGCGTTATTGCATCGTCATCAGCGGTCGAAGTCCGTTGGACCGTGAAATCGACGAAATCGCCGGAGCCGTCCGCTCAATCAAGGAGGAGATTCCGATCCAGATCTGCTGTTCACTCGGCCTTATGAATGAACAACAGGCCAAGCGACTGAAAGCGGCAGGAGTCGATCGAGTGAACCATAACTTGAATACGAGCGAAGCCTTTCATTCTTCGATCTGTACCACCCATACATTCCAGGACCGACTGAGCACCATCCGGAGTGCTCGAGCGGCAGGCTTGGAAATCTGCTCCGGTGGAATCGTCGGCATGGGTGAGAAGGACGAGGATCTCATCGACCTCGCCATGGCACTCCGCGAAGTCAGTCCGGATTCGATTCCACTGAACATGCTCCATCCGGCGACAGGCACCCCGTTAGAGAACTGCGACAATCTCACGCCACAACGATGTCTGAAAGTCCTCTGCCTCTTCCGTTTCCTCCACCCGCGCACCGAACTTCGTATTGCCGGAGGCCGCGAACATAACCTCCGCAGCCTACAGCCCTTAGCCCTCTACCCAGCCGACTCCATCTTCGTAAACGGCTACCTCACGACACCAGGCCAGCCAGCCCACGAAGTCTGGAGCATGATCGAGGATCTGGGTTTCAAGATCGAAGTGGACTACCAAGCGGCTGCTGAAAAAGGCCCCCAGCCTCGTTCTCAGTCGCTCGAACCCCTCAACGTACGGCACTGA
- a CDS encoding tetratricopeptide repeat protein: MLRLLITIFLISAGIFLYSYFRELNPGTVEVRTSPSIQFELSPVTLIVFSMAVGAVLVALAVGMRETAHVIGNWRSTRLLRRKEKIDALHRDGTHAFMSKRTVEAIGLFERALAMDPNRVDSLLWLGNIYRAESNFTEAIRLHQRANRVDDRNIEILLELANDLESAKRYEDALQTLHKMLKIEPDNLTALIRKRDLLIRLEKWSEALEIQHRLLKANLPEPERQAAAHLLTGCTYEVGRQLLERGHPDKARRYFRGAIKKDRTFLPAYIGIGEILIRENKTKQAVEILKKVYAKTRSIIILHRLEELFLEQGEPSEIIRVYQEALRQDPHNPTLQFYLGKLYYRLEMVDEAFDILSTVEGIQDQLVDYHKIMANLFLRKQQMEEAVSELKKALHFKKRVVVPYVCTACQQESTDWSGRCRRCGTWNTLVALPWPNAGQAVPGQDRAPLPVSTVPYQGIASPFETV, translated from the coding sequence ATGCTCCGACTGCTCATCACCATATTTCTTATCAGCGCCGGAATCTTTCTCTATAGTTATTTCCGCGAATTGAACCCCGGCACGGTCGAAGTCCGGACCAGCCCCTCCATCCAGTTCGAGCTGAGTCCTGTCACACTCATCGTCTTTTCCATGGCTGTCGGCGCCGTGCTCGTGGCCTTGGCAGTCGGCATGAGGGAGACGGCCCATGTTATTGGCAACTGGCGCAGCACCAGGCTGTTGCGGCGCAAGGAAAAAATCGATGCGCTCCATCGTGATGGTACCCATGCCTTCATGTCAAAACGCACCGTCGAAGCCATAGGCCTGTTCGAGCGGGCGCTGGCCATGGATCCAAATCGTGTCGACTCGCTGCTCTGGCTGGGAAACATTTACCGCGCAGAAAGCAACTTCACCGAAGCGATCCGCCTCCACCAACGAGCGAATCGAGTCGACGACCGGAACATTGAAATCCTGCTGGAGCTGGCAAACGACTTGGAGAGTGCCAAGCGCTATGAGGACGCCTTACAGACACTGCACAAGATGCTCAAGATCGAACCGGATAACCTTACCGCGCTCATCCGCAAGCGCGATCTGTTGATCAGGCTCGAAAAATGGAGTGAGGCGCTCGAAATCCAACATCGTCTCCTCAAGGCCAACCTGCCTGAGCCGGAACGGCAGGCTGCGGCTCACCTCCTCACCGGCTGCACCTACGAGGTCGGACGCCAACTGCTGGAACGGGGCCATCCCGACAAAGCTCGGCGCTATTTCCGAGGCGCCATTAAGAAAGACCGAACGTTCCTGCCTGCCTACATCGGCATTGGTGAAATTTTGATCCGGGAAAACAAGACCAAGCAGGCGGTAGAAATTCTCAAGAAGGTCTATGCCAAGACCCGCAGCATCATCATCTTGCACCGCCTGGAAGAACTTTTTCTCGAACAGGGCGAACCCAGCGAAATTATCCGTGTCTATCAGGAGGCTCTCCGTCAAGACCCGCATAATCCCACCCTGCAGTTCTATCTAGGCAAGCTCTACTACCGACTCGAGATGGTCGACGAAGCCTTCGACATCCTTTCGACCGTTGAAGGAATACAGGACCAATTGGTCGACTACCATAAGATCATGGCCAATCTCTTTCTACGCAAGCAGCAGATGGAGGAGGCCGTCAGCGAACTCAAGAAAGCCCTACATTTCAAAAAGCGTGTCGTCGTCCCGTATGTCTGTACCGCCTGTCAGCAAGAATCGACCGACTGGTCTGGTCGCTGCCGCCGCTGTGGGACCTGGAATACGTTAGTCGCGCTGCCATGGCCCAATGCCGGTCAAGCGGTCCCAGGTCAGGACCGCGCCCCCCTGCCAGTCTCTACGGTTCCCTACCAGGGCATTGCTTCTCCCTTCGAAACCGTGTAG
- the obgE gene encoding GTPase ObgE: protein MFVDEVHIHIKAGRGGDGACSFRREKFVPRGGPDGGDGGHGGDVLFEASPRITTLLDLRYQKHYEAEVGRQGGAANCSGRTGKNVVVPLPVGTVIFDEETNEILADLVAPGQQFVGAHGGRGGRGNSHFATSTNRTPTEFETGTEGEERSLRLELKLLADVGLVGLPNAGKSTLIATISAARPKIADYPFTTLTPNLAIVRWGERESFAVADIPGIIEGAHEGKGLGFQFLRHIERTSFLLHMIDVSEWATEQPVRNFEIMRQELAAYDERLTARPFAVVATKIDVAGDRMYLRELQKYCTDHQYACFSISAATREGLMELVTYVGQRVAELRTTACETNF, encoded by the coding sequence ATGTTTGTCGATGAAGTCCATATCCATATCAAAGCCGGCCGTGGCGGTGACGGCGCATGCAGCTTTCGGCGCGAAAAATTTGTCCCACGCGGCGGGCCGGACGGTGGTGACGGCGGTCACGGCGGCGACGTTCTATTTGAAGCGTCCCCTCGCATAACCACTCTTCTCGACCTCCGCTACCAAAAACACTACGAAGCTGAGGTCGGTCGCCAGGGTGGCGCTGCGAATTGCTCCGGAAGAACCGGAAAGAATGTGGTTGTACCCCTTCCCGTCGGCACTGTGATCTTCGATGAAGAGACGAATGAGATATTGGCTGATCTGGTCGCCCCTGGACAGCAATTCGTGGGAGCTCATGGGGGCCGTGGGGGGCGAGGAAATAGTCATTTCGCTACCTCGACTAACCGCACGCCCACGGAGTTCGAGACAGGCACAGAGGGAGAAGAACGATCGCTCAGACTCGAACTGAAACTGTTGGCCGACGTCGGGCTCGTGGGCCTTCCCAATGCGGGAAAATCGACGCTCATCGCGACGATCTCAGCAGCACGACCGAAGATCGCCGATTATCCCTTCACCACGCTGACCCCGAACCTGGCAATCGTTCGTTGGGGAGAAAGAGAGAGTTTTGCCGTCGCGGACATTCCCGGAATCATCGAAGGCGCCCATGAAGGGAAGGGACTGGGATTCCAATTTCTTCGGCACATCGAACGCACGTCCTTTTTGCTGCACATGATCGATGTGTCGGAATGGGCGACTGAACAGCCCGTTAGAAATTTTGAGATCATGCGCCAAGAATTGGCCGCCTATGATGAGCGGCTCACCGCGCGCCCCTTCGCGGTGGTCGCAACAAAAATCGACGTGGCCGGAGATCGGATGTACCTACGTGAGTTGCAAAAGTACTGTACGGATCATCAGTATGCATGCTTCTCGATCTCTGCCGCTACAAGAGAAGGGCTGATGGAACTCGTCACCTATGTGGGACAACGGGTGGCGGAACTTCGCACCACAGCATGCGAGACGAACTTTTAA
- the rpmA gene encoding 50S ribosomal protein L27 — protein MATNKGGGSTRNGRDSNPQYLGVKAYGGQTVKAGSILIRQRGTKFFPGFNVGLGKDHTLFARITGTVKFERGRGRQKVSVYSAPSAS, from the coding sequence ATGGCAACAAATAAAGGCGGCGGATCAACTCGAAATGGACGGGATAGCAATCCCCAATATCTTGGCGTCAAAGCCTACGGCGGACAGACCGTGAAGGCCGGATCCATTTTGATCCGTCAGCGAGGGACGAAGTTCTTTCCCGGTTTCAACGTAGGCCTCGGCAAAGACCATACCCTCTTCGCTCGCATCACAGGGACTGTGAAATTCGAACGTGGCCGCGGGCGGCAGAAGGTCAGTGTCTACTCCGCACCTTCGGCTTCATAG
- the proB gene encoding glutamate 5-kinase, which translates to MRDELLKQATRIVIKIGSSLLASRDTGLRPEQIDRLAGEIAVLRSSGREVLIVSSGAIVSGIRKLGLKEYPKSLPVKQAAAAVGQSRLMWAYEKSFERVDVKVAQILLTHQDLADRRRFLNARHTLAALIGFGVIPIINENDTVAVDEIRVGDNDTLAAEVAHLVDADLLIILSDIDGLFTQDPRKNPTATLIPLIQDITEEIEERAGVSTTFEGTGGMATKIKAAKKVSEYGVATLILNGQRAGLLPQVLAGGSGGSLFLAKERRLTSRKHWIAFTLRPRGTLTLDPGAVEALARRGKSLLASGILNVSGPFETGDAVSCLDQDGKEFAKGLVNFSSDTLARIKGLKTIEIQQQLGPQEYEEVIHRDNLAIL; encoded by the coding sequence ATGCGAGACGAACTTTTAAAACAGGCCACGCGCATCGTCATCAAAATCGGGAGCAGTCTCCTTGCGTCCCGAGACACAGGATTACGCCCGGAACAGATTGATCGGCTCGCGGGTGAAATCGCGGTACTCCGGTCGAGCGGACGTGAGGTCTTGATCGTCTCCTCCGGCGCAATTGTTTCCGGCATCAGGAAATTGGGTCTCAAGGAATACCCTAAAAGCCTCCCTGTGAAACAGGCTGCCGCGGCGGTCGGCCAGAGCCGGCTCATGTGGGCATACGAAAAATCGTTTGAGCGAGTCGACGTCAAAGTGGCGCAGATTCTATTGACTCACCAGGATCTTGCCGATCGACGACGGTTTCTCAATGCACGCCACACCTTGGCAGCGCTGATCGGGTTCGGCGTGATCCCCATCATCAATGAAAACGATACGGTCGCCGTGGATGAAATCCGCGTGGGAGACAACGATACCCTGGCTGCTGAAGTGGCTCATCTCGTTGACGCAGACCTTCTCATCATCCTGTCTGATATCGACGGCCTATTCACCCAGGACCCACGCAAGAATCCCACGGCCACGCTGATCCCTTTGATCCAGGATATTACTGAAGAGATCGAAGAACGAGCCGGCGTCTCCACCACGTTCGAGGGAACTGGGGGCATGGCCACGAAAATCAAGGCGGCGAAGAAAGTCAGTGAGTATGGAGTCGCCACGTTGATCCTGAACGGGCAAAGAGCCGGCCTCCTTCCACAAGTCTTGGCCGGCGGATCAGGTGGCAGCCTCTTTCTCGCGAAGGAACGTCGGCTCACCAGTCGCAAACATTGGATCGCCTTCACCCTCAGGCCGCGAGGGACCCTGACACTCGACCCTGGAGCTGTCGAAGCGTTGGCCAGACGTGGCAAGAGCCTGTTGGCTTCCGGCATTCTGAATGTCAGTGGTCCATTCGAGACGGGAGATGCAGTCAGTTGCCTCGACCAAGACGGCAAAGAATTCGCCAAAGGGCTCGTGAACTTCTCCTCAGACACCTTGGCACGCATCAAAGGGCTAAAAACGATTGAGATCCAGCAGCAGCTAGGCCCGCAGGAATATGAAGAAGTCATCCACCGGGACAACCTCGCCATCTTGTAG